A DNA window from Brassica napus cultivar Da-Ae chromosome A4, Da-Ae, whole genome shotgun sequence contains the following coding sequences:
- the LOC106446131 gene encoding serine carboxypeptidase-like 13 isoform X4: MRMRLTLKLLIPVLLVLRYFADSASVVKFLPGFEGPLPFELETGYIGLGEEEELQMFYYFIKSENNPQEDPLLIWLTGGPGCSSLFGLVFENGPLALKFEVYNGSLPSLVSTTYSWTKMANMIFLDQPVGSGFSYSRTPLVDKVSDTGEVKRIHEFLQKWLSKHPQFYANPFYVAGDSYSGMIVPPVVQEISKGNYICCKPLINLQGYILGNPVTDTKLEHNYLIPFAYGMALISEELYESMKKICKGSYGNVDSLNTECLKLTEIYQKCTDRLNKYHILLPDCHKTSPDCHLYKYFLLEKWANNERVHKALHVNKGSIGEWRQCNYDGISYKYDIQSSVPYHKNNSINGFRSLIFSGDHDMTVPFLATQAWIRSLNYSIIDDWRPWMMNDQIAGYTRTYANKMTFATVKGGGHTADYKPDETFIMFKRWISGQPL; the protein is encoded by the exons ATGAGAATGAGATTGACACTAAAGTTGCTGATTCCGGTTCTGCTTGTATTGCGTTATTTTGCTGACTCTGCCTCCGTTGTAAAGTTCCTTCCTGGTTTTGAAGGTCCTCTTCCTTTTGAACTTGAAACGGG GTACATTGGTCTTGGTGAGGAAGAGGAACTACAAATGTTCTACTATTTCATTAAGTCTGAGAATAATCCACAAGAAGACCCTCTTCTTATTTGGTTAACTGGAGGACCTGGATGTTCTTCTCTTTTTGGTCTTGTTTTTGAGAACG ggCCTTTAGCTTTGAAGTTCGAGGTTTACAATGGAAGTCTCCCTTCTTTAGTCTCCACTACATATTCATGGACAAAG ATGGCGAACATGATATTCTTGGATCAGCCTGTTGGATCTGGTTTCTCCTACTCAAGAACTCCACTTGTTGATAAAGTTAGTGACACAGGTGAAGTTAAGAGGATTCATGAGTTTCTTCAAAAG TGGCTAAGCAAGCATCCACAATTTTACGCGAACCCATTTTACGTTGCCGGAGATTCTTATTCTGGTATGATTGTTCCGCCCGTCGTTCAAGAAATCTCAAAAG GAAATTATATATGTTGCAAGCCTCTAATAAACCTACAG gGCTATATTCTTGGAAACCCAGTGACAGATACTAAATTGGAACACAACTATCTTATTCCATTTGCTTATGGAATGGCGTTAATCTCGGAAGAACTCTATGAG TCAATGAAAAAAATCTGCAAAGGAAGCTATGGAAATGTGGACTCACTTAACACGGAATGCTTGAAACTCACTGAAATTTACCAAAAG TGTACCGACAGATTGAATAAATACCATATATTACTACCGGATTGCCATAAGACATCTCCTGATTGCCAT ctatataaatattttctcctTGAAAAGTGGGCCAATAACGAGAGAGTTCACAAAGCTCTTCATGTTAATAAG GGGAGTATAGGGGAATGGAGGCAATGTAATTATGATGGTATTTCGTATAAATATGACATTCAGAGCAGTGTACCATACCACAAGAATAACAGCATTAATGGTTTCCGATCTCTTATCTTCAG TGGTGATCATGATATGACGGTGCCTTTCCTTGCAACTCAAGCCTGGATAAGATCTCTCAACTACTCCATCATTGATGACTGGAGGCCTTGGATGATGAACGATCAAATCGCTGG ATACACGAGAACTTATGCCAATAAGATGACATTTGCTACTGTCAAG GGAGGTGGACACACGGCAGACTATAAACCCGATGAGACATTTATCATGTTCAAAAGGTGGATCAGTGGCCAGCCTTTGTAA
- the LOC106446131 gene encoding serine carboxypeptidase-like 13 isoform X2 has translation MRMRLTLKLLIPVLLVLRYFADSASVVKFLPGFEGPLPFELETGYIGLGEEEELQMFYYFIKSENNPQEDPLLIWLTGGPGCSSLFGLVFENGPLALKFEVYNGSLPSLVSTTYSWTKMANMIFLDQPVGSGFSYSRTPLVDKVSDTGEVKRIHEFLQKWLSKHPQFYANPFYVAGDSYSGMIVPPVVQEISKGNYICCKPLINLQVIDIYFSYFLSTECIYYAYFFIKKQGYILGNPVTDTKLEHNYLIPFAYGMALISEELYESMKKICKGSYGNVDSLNTECLKLTEIYQKCTDRLNKYHILLPDCHKTSPDCHLYKYFLLEKWANNERVHKALHVNKGSIGEWRQCNYDGISYKYDIQSSVPYHKNNSINGFRSLIFSGDHDMTVPFLATQAWIRSLNYSIIDDWRPWMMNDQIAGYTRTYANKMTFATVKASLLAST, from the exons ATGAGAATGAGATTGACACTAAAGTTGCTGATTCCGGTTCTGCTTGTATTGCGTTATTTTGCTGACTCTGCCTCCGTTGTAAAGTTCCTTCCTGGTTTTGAAGGTCCTCTTCCTTTTGAACTTGAAACGGG GTACATTGGTCTTGGTGAGGAAGAGGAACTACAAATGTTCTACTATTTCATTAAGTCTGAGAATAATCCACAAGAAGACCCTCTTCTTATTTGGTTAACTGGAGGACCTGGATGTTCTTCTCTTTTTGGTCTTGTTTTTGAGAACG ggCCTTTAGCTTTGAAGTTCGAGGTTTACAATGGAAGTCTCCCTTCTTTAGTCTCCACTACATATTCATGGACAAAG ATGGCGAACATGATATTCTTGGATCAGCCTGTTGGATCTGGTTTCTCCTACTCAAGAACTCCACTTGTTGATAAAGTTAGTGACACAGGTGAAGTTAAGAGGATTCATGAGTTTCTTCAAAAG TGGCTAAGCAAGCATCCACAATTTTACGCGAACCCATTTTACGTTGCCGGAGATTCTTATTCTGGTATGATTGTTCCGCCCGTCGTTCAAGAAATCTCAAAAG GAAATTATATATGTTGCAAGCCTCTAATAAACCTACAGGTCATTGATATATACTTTTCGTATTTTCTATCAACGGAATGTATTTATtatgcatatttttttataaaaaaacaggGCTATATTCTTGGAAACCCAGTGACAGATACTAAATTGGAACACAACTATCTTATTCCATTTGCTTATGGAATGGCGTTAATCTCGGAAGAACTCTATGAG TCAATGAAAAAAATCTGCAAAGGAAGCTATGGAAATGTGGACTCACTTAACACGGAATGCTTGAAACTCACTGAAATTTACCAAAAG TGTACCGACAGATTGAATAAATACCATATATTACTACCGGATTGCCATAAGACATCTCCTGATTGCCAT ctatataaatattttctcctTGAAAAGTGGGCCAATAACGAGAGAGTTCACAAAGCTCTTCATGTTAATAAG GGGAGTATAGGGGAATGGAGGCAATGTAATTATGATGGTATTTCGTATAAATATGACATTCAGAGCAGTGTACCATACCACAAGAATAACAGCATTAATGGTTTCCGATCTCTTATCTTCAG TGGTGATCATGATATGACGGTGCCTTTCCTTGCAACTCAAGCCTGGATAAGATCTCTCAACTACTCCATCATTGATGACTGGAGGCCTTGGATGATGAACGATCAAATCGCTGG ATACACGAGAACTTATGCCAATAAGATGACATTTGCTACTGTCAAGGCAAGTCTTCTTGCTTCAACTTAA
- the LOC106446131 gene encoding serine carboxypeptidase-like 13 isoform X3, whose translation MRMRLTLKLLIPVLLVLRYFADSASVVKFLPGFEGPLPFELETGYIGLGEEEELQMFYYFIKSENNPQEDPLLIWLTGGPGCSSLFGLVFENGPLALKFEVYNGSLPSLVSTTYSWTKMANMIFLDQPVGSGFSYSRTPLVDKVSDTGEVKRIHEFLQKWLSKHPQFYANPFYVAGDSYSGMIVPPVVQEISKGNYICCKPLINLQGYILGNPVTDTKLEHNYLIPFAYGMALISEELYESMKKICKGSYGNVDSLNTECLKLTEIYQKCTDRLNKYHILLPDCHKTSPDCHLYKYFLLEKWANNERVHKALHVNKGSIGEWRQCNYDGISYKYDIQSSVPYHKNNSINGFRSLIFSGDHDMTVPFLATQAWIRSLNYSIIDDWRPWMMNDQIAGYTLLCCFSWSFIFSSVIVSQACQNSRKTIIAFLLTDTRELMPIR comes from the exons ATGAGAATGAGATTGACACTAAAGTTGCTGATTCCGGTTCTGCTTGTATTGCGTTATTTTGCTGACTCTGCCTCCGTTGTAAAGTTCCTTCCTGGTTTTGAAGGTCCTCTTCCTTTTGAACTTGAAACGGG GTACATTGGTCTTGGTGAGGAAGAGGAACTACAAATGTTCTACTATTTCATTAAGTCTGAGAATAATCCACAAGAAGACCCTCTTCTTATTTGGTTAACTGGAGGACCTGGATGTTCTTCTCTTTTTGGTCTTGTTTTTGAGAACG ggCCTTTAGCTTTGAAGTTCGAGGTTTACAATGGAAGTCTCCCTTCTTTAGTCTCCACTACATATTCATGGACAAAG ATGGCGAACATGATATTCTTGGATCAGCCTGTTGGATCTGGTTTCTCCTACTCAAGAACTCCACTTGTTGATAAAGTTAGTGACACAGGTGAAGTTAAGAGGATTCATGAGTTTCTTCAAAAG TGGCTAAGCAAGCATCCACAATTTTACGCGAACCCATTTTACGTTGCCGGAGATTCTTATTCTGGTATGATTGTTCCGCCCGTCGTTCAAGAAATCTCAAAAG GAAATTATATATGTTGCAAGCCTCTAATAAACCTACAG gGCTATATTCTTGGAAACCCAGTGACAGATACTAAATTGGAACACAACTATCTTATTCCATTTGCTTATGGAATGGCGTTAATCTCGGAAGAACTCTATGAG TCAATGAAAAAAATCTGCAAAGGAAGCTATGGAAATGTGGACTCACTTAACACGGAATGCTTGAAACTCACTGAAATTTACCAAAAG TGTACCGACAGATTGAATAAATACCATATATTACTACCGGATTGCCATAAGACATCTCCTGATTGCCAT ctatataaatattttctcctTGAAAAGTGGGCCAATAACGAGAGAGTTCACAAAGCTCTTCATGTTAATAAG GGGAGTATAGGGGAATGGAGGCAATGTAATTATGATGGTATTTCGTATAAATATGACATTCAGAGCAGTGTACCATACCACAAGAATAACAGCATTAATGGTTTCCGATCTCTTATCTTCAG TGGTGATCATGATATGACGGTGCCTTTCCTTGCAACTCAAGCCTGGATAAGATCTCTCAACTACTCCATCATTGATGACTGGAGGCCTTGGATGATGAACGATCAAATCGCTGGGTATACATTATTGTGTTGTTTTTCTTggtcatttattttttcatcgGTGATCGTATCACAAGCTTGTCAAAACTCACGTAAAACCATCATTGCGTTTCTCTTGACAGATACACGAGAACTTATGCCAATAAGATGA
- the LOC106446131 gene encoding serine carboxypeptidase-like 13 isoform X1 has protein sequence MRMRLTLKLLIPVLLVLRYFADSASVVKFLPGFEGPLPFELETGYIGLGEEEELQMFYYFIKSENNPQEDPLLIWLTGGPGCSSLFGLVFENGPLALKFEVYNGSLPSLVSTTYSWTKMANMIFLDQPVGSGFSYSRTPLVDKVSDTGEVKRIHEFLQKWLSKHPQFYANPFYVAGDSYSGMIVPPVVQEISKGNYICCKPLINLQVIDIYFSYFLSTECIYYAYFFIKKQGYILGNPVTDTKLEHNYLIPFAYGMALISEELYESMKKICKGSYGNVDSLNTECLKLTEIYQKCTDRLNKYHILLPDCHKTSPDCHLYKYFLLEKWANNERVHKALHVNKGSIGEWRQCNYDGISYKYDIQSSVPYHKNNSINGFRSLIFSGDHDMTVPFLATQAWIRSLNYSIIDDWRPWMMNDQIAGYTLLCCFSWSFIFSSVIVSQACQNSRKTIIAFLLTDTRELMPIR, from the exons ATGAGAATGAGATTGACACTAAAGTTGCTGATTCCGGTTCTGCTTGTATTGCGTTATTTTGCTGACTCTGCCTCCGTTGTAAAGTTCCTTCCTGGTTTTGAAGGTCCTCTTCCTTTTGAACTTGAAACGGG GTACATTGGTCTTGGTGAGGAAGAGGAACTACAAATGTTCTACTATTTCATTAAGTCTGAGAATAATCCACAAGAAGACCCTCTTCTTATTTGGTTAACTGGAGGACCTGGATGTTCTTCTCTTTTTGGTCTTGTTTTTGAGAACG ggCCTTTAGCTTTGAAGTTCGAGGTTTACAATGGAAGTCTCCCTTCTTTAGTCTCCACTACATATTCATGGACAAAG ATGGCGAACATGATATTCTTGGATCAGCCTGTTGGATCTGGTTTCTCCTACTCAAGAACTCCACTTGTTGATAAAGTTAGTGACACAGGTGAAGTTAAGAGGATTCATGAGTTTCTTCAAAAG TGGCTAAGCAAGCATCCACAATTTTACGCGAACCCATTTTACGTTGCCGGAGATTCTTATTCTGGTATGATTGTTCCGCCCGTCGTTCAAGAAATCTCAAAAG GAAATTATATATGTTGCAAGCCTCTAATAAACCTACAGGTCATTGATATATACTTTTCGTATTTTCTATCAACGGAATGTATTTATtatgcatatttttttataaaaaaacaggGCTATATTCTTGGAAACCCAGTGACAGATACTAAATTGGAACACAACTATCTTATTCCATTTGCTTATGGAATGGCGTTAATCTCGGAAGAACTCTATGAG TCAATGAAAAAAATCTGCAAAGGAAGCTATGGAAATGTGGACTCACTTAACACGGAATGCTTGAAACTCACTGAAATTTACCAAAAG TGTACCGACAGATTGAATAAATACCATATATTACTACCGGATTGCCATAAGACATCTCCTGATTGCCAT ctatataaatattttctcctTGAAAAGTGGGCCAATAACGAGAGAGTTCACAAAGCTCTTCATGTTAATAAG GGGAGTATAGGGGAATGGAGGCAATGTAATTATGATGGTATTTCGTATAAATATGACATTCAGAGCAGTGTACCATACCACAAGAATAACAGCATTAATGGTTTCCGATCTCTTATCTTCAG TGGTGATCATGATATGACGGTGCCTTTCCTTGCAACTCAAGCCTGGATAAGATCTCTCAACTACTCCATCATTGATGACTGGAGGCCTTGGATGATGAACGATCAAATCGCTGGGTATACATTATTGTGTTGTTTTTCTTggtcatttattttttcatcgGTGATCGTATCACAAGCTTGTCAAAACTCACGTAAAACCATCATTGCGTTTCTCTTGACAGATACACGAGAACTTATGCCAATAAGATGA
- the LOC106446131 gene encoding serine carboxypeptidase-like 13 isoform X5, which translates to MFYYFIKSENNPQEDPLLIWLTGGPGCSSLFGLVFENGPLALKFEVYNGSLPSLVSTTYSWTKMANMIFLDQPVGSGFSYSRTPLVDKVSDTGEVKRIHEFLQKWLSKHPQFYANPFYVAGDSYSGMIVPPVVQEISKGNYICCKPLINLQVIDIYFSYFLSTECIYYAYFFIKKQGYILGNPVTDTKLEHNYLIPFAYGMALISEELYESMKKICKGSYGNVDSLNTECLKLTEIYQKCTDRLNKYHILLPDCHKTSPDCHLYKYFLLEKWANNERVHKALHVNKGSIGEWRQCNYDGISYKYDIQSSVPYHKNNSINGFRSLIFSGDHDMTVPFLATQAWIRSLNYSIIDDWRPWMMNDQIAGYTLLCCFSWSFIFSSVIVSQACQNSRKTIIAFLLTDTRELMPIR; encoded by the exons ATGTTCTACTATTTCATTAAGTCTGAGAATAATCCACAAGAAGACCCTCTTCTTATTTGGTTAACTGGAGGACCTGGATGTTCTTCTCTTTTTGGTCTTGTTTTTGAGAACG ggCCTTTAGCTTTGAAGTTCGAGGTTTACAATGGAAGTCTCCCTTCTTTAGTCTCCACTACATATTCATGGACAAAG ATGGCGAACATGATATTCTTGGATCAGCCTGTTGGATCTGGTTTCTCCTACTCAAGAACTCCACTTGTTGATAAAGTTAGTGACACAGGTGAAGTTAAGAGGATTCATGAGTTTCTTCAAAAG TGGCTAAGCAAGCATCCACAATTTTACGCGAACCCATTTTACGTTGCCGGAGATTCTTATTCTGGTATGATTGTTCCGCCCGTCGTTCAAGAAATCTCAAAAG GAAATTATATATGTTGCAAGCCTCTAATAAACCTACAGGTCATTGATATATACTTTTCGTATTTTCTATCAACGGAATGTATTTATtatgcatatttttttataaaaaaacaggGCTATATTCTTGGAAACCCAGTGACAGATACTAAATTGGAACACAACTATCTTATTCCATTTGCTTATGGAATGGCGTTAATCTCGGAAGAACTCTATGAG TCAATGAAAAAAATCTGCAAAGGAAGCTATGGAAATGTGGACTCACTTAACACGGAATGCTTGAAACTCACTGAAATTTACCAAAAG TGTACCGACAGATTGAATAAATACCATATATTACTACCGGATTGCCATAAGACATCTCCTGATTGCCAT ctatataaatattttctcctTGAAAAGTGGGCCAATAACGAGAGAGTTCACAAAGCTCTTCATGTTAATAAG GGGAGTATAGGGGAATGGAGGCAATGTAATTATGATGGTATTTCGTATAAATATGACATTCAGAGCAGTGTACCATACCACAAGAATAACAGCATTAATGGTTTCCGATCTCTTATCTTCAG TGGTGATCATGATATGACGGTGCCTTTCCTTGCAACTCAAGCCTGGATAAGATCTCTCAACTACTCCATCATTGATGACTGGAGGCCTTGGATGATGAACGATCAAATCGCTGGGTATACATTATTGTGTTGTTTTTCTTggtcatttattttttcatcgGTGATCGTATCACAAGCTTGTCAAAACTCACGTAAAACCATCATTGCGTTTCTCTTGACAGATACACGAGAACTTATGCCAATAAGATGA